One genomic region from Bactrocera tryoni isolate S06 chromosome 3, CSIRO_BtryS06_freeze2, whole genome shotgun sequence encodes:
- the LOC120772823 gene encoding E3 SUMO-protein ligase PIAS2 isoform X6: MRKTRSQTQAEAAMANAGRTTSTSNSPSIVSSTENSGAQNMSTSNRMPQNIQIAAVSAQKRIVQQTEHFKIKECEEMINLLRVVELQQILSFLNISFAGRKIDLQRRIINLLHTNYDLLSHKIREVYTQSIAEQQAQQYGPTDPKRMYSHMQMPQVQPNPAAGLPNAGQPTAVGAQPIAGVPPTGPGVANNMVPFMNPIPTHIPIHPDVRLKKLAFYDVLGVLIKPSSLVPRNTQRIQEVPFYFTLTPQQATEIASNRDIRNSNKIEHAIQVQLRFCLLETSCEQEDCFPPSVSVKVNNKLCQLPNVIPTNRPNVEPKRPPRPVNVTANVKLSPTVTNTITVQWCPDYTRGYCIAVYLVKKLTSAQLLHRMKTKGVKPADYTRGLIKEKLTEDADCEIATTMLKVSLNCPLGKMKMSIPCRASTCSHLQCFDASLYLQMNERKPTWNCPVCDKAAIYDNLVIDGYFQEVLASSLLKPDDTEIQLHKDGSWSTHSLRNEAQVIDTPTKPVEKVEVISDDIEVITTEDVKMVKAGAPPAIANDQPTSTTNSETVDLTLSDSDDDMPLAKRRPTIKQTSAASATNSAVSTSNINGSGNGNAAGNGGPNASQRNAFQPPRTEADTTIISLDSPSPPNSPKYSERDVSSAETPTASNVVYTSNSKNSDFLLNPCAFRR; encoded by the exons ATGCGTAAAACTCGTTCTCAAACTCAGGCGGAGGCCGCAATGGCAAATGCGGGACGTACGACTTCCACATCCAATTCACCATCCATTGTTTCATCGACGGAGAACAGTGGAGCGCAAAACATGAGCACGAGTAATCGCATGCCTCAAAATATCCAGATTGCTGCCGTAAGTGCACAAAAGCGTATTGTGCAACAAACGGAGCATTTCAAAATCAAG gaaTGTGAGGAAATGATAAATTTGCTTCGCGTAGTAGAGCTGCAACAGATACtatcatttttgaatatttcgttTGCTGGTCGTAAAATTGACTTACAACGGCGCATCATTAATCTATTACATACAAACTACGACTTATTGTCTCATAAAATACGTGAAGTTTACACACAATCAAT TGCGGAGCAGCAAGCTCAGCAGTACGGGCCAACAGATCCAAAAAGGATGTATTCACACATGCAAATGCCACAAGTGCAGCCCAATCCAGCAGCTGGTCTGCCTAATGCCGGTCAACCAACAGCTGTTGGTGCCCAACCAATCGCCGGTGTGCCGCCGACTGGGCCCGGCGTTGCCAACAATATGGTACCGTTTATGAATCCCATACCCACACATATACCGATACATCCAGACGTACGTCTTAAGAAACTAGCTTTTTATGATGTACTGGGTGTGCTGATTAAGCCTTCATCACTTGTGCCGCGCAATACACAGCGTATACAAGAGGTGCCCTTCTACTTTACATTGACACCACAACAGGCCACAGAGATTGCATCAAATCGTGACATACGAAACAGTAATAAGATTGAGCATGCCATACAGGTTCAGCTACGTTTCTGTTTATTAGAAACGTCATGCGAACAAGAGGACTGTTTCCCGCCCAGTGTCAGTGTAAAGGTCAACAATAAGTTGTGTCAACTGCCG AATGTCATTCCAACAAACAGACCGAATGTGGAACCAAAACGACCACCACGCCCCGTCAATGTCACAGCAAATGTAAAGCTTTCGCCTACGGTTACCAACACAATCACAGTACAATGGTGCCCGGATTATACGCGTGGCTATTGCATTGCCGTATACTTGGTGAAGAAGCTAACTTCAGCGCAATTATTGCATCGCATGAAGACCAAGGGCGTTAAACCAGCCGACTACACGCGCGGTTTAA TTAAAGAGAAACTCACTGAAGATGCAGATTGCGAAATCGCTACAACAATGCTTAAAGTTTCGCTGAATTGTCCGTTGGGCAAGATGAAAATGTCCATACCATGCCGTGCATCGACTTGCTCGCATTTACAATGTTTTGATGCTAGTCTTTACCTGCAGATGAACGAGCGTAAGCCTACATGGAATTGTCCAGTGTGCGACAAGGCAGCCATTTACGATAATCTGGTCATTGATGG CTACTTTCAAGAGGTGCTCGCCTCATCGCTACTTAAACCCGACGATACGGAGATACAATTACATAAAGACGGCTCATGGAGCACACATAGTTTACGTAATGAGGCTCAAGTAATCGATACGCCGACAAAGCCggttgaaaaagtcgaagtCATTTCGGATGATATCG AAGTCATTACCACAGAGGATGTGAAAATGGTTAAAGCTGGCGCACCACCTGCCATTGCTAATGACCAGCCCACATCAACGACAAACAGTGAAACG GTGGATTTAACACTCAGCGATTCCGATGATGATATGCCGCTGGCCAAGCGGCGTCCCACCATTAAGCAAACTTCTGCCGCTAGCGCTACAAATTCGGCGGTGTCCACATCTAACATTAACGGCAGCGGCAATGGCAATGCTGCTGGTAACGGCGGACCCAATGCCAGTCAGCGTAATGCTTTTCAACCGCCACGAACTG aagcGGACACCACCATAATATCACTAGATTCACCCTCACCACCGAACAGTCCAAAATACTCGGAAAGAG ACGTCAGCTCTGCCGAGACTCCTACAGCCTCAAATGTCGTGTACACGTCTAATAGTAAGAATAGCGATTTTCTTCTGAATCCCTGCGCTTTTCGTAGATAA
- the LOC120772823 gene encoding E3 SUMO-protein ligase PIAS2 isoform X3, with the protein MKECEEMINLLRVVELQQILSFLNISFAGRKIDLQRRIINLLHTNYDLLSHKIREVYTQSIAEQQAQQYGPTDPKRMYSHMQMPQVQPNPAAGLPNAGQPTAVGAQPIAGVPPTGPGVANNMVPFMNPIPTHIPIHPDVRLKKLAFYDVLGVLIKPSSLVPRNTQRIQEVPFYFTLTPQQATEIASNRDIRNSNKIEHAIQVQLRFCLLETSCEQEDCFPPSVSVKVNNKLCQLPNVIPTNRPNVEPKRPPRPVNVTANVKLSPTVTNTITVQWCPDYTRGYCIAVYLVKKLTSAQLLHRMKTKGVKPADYTRGLIKEKLTEDADCEIATTMLKVSLNCPLGKMKMSIPCRASTCSHLQCFDASLYLQMNERKPTWNCPVCDKAAIYDNLVIDGYFQEVLASSLLKPDDTEIQLHKDGSWSTHSLRNEAQVIDTPTKPVEKVEVISDDIEVITTEDVKMVKAGAPPAIANDQPTSTTNSETVDLTLSDSDDDMPLAKRRPTIKQTSAASATNSAVSTSNINGSGNGNAAGNGGPNASQRNAFQPPRTGLNVLAVLNALTRATESVLPTQFSQDAVDAVCNGNAAGLQKRKTSADCRKEIGAQKRAREDKCESIESTIVAPITATGELSAITNLPKAINAPVKTATATTNSKKLKETEDSAKALRERRKALREKMLATVQKLDDVSSTTNASKPTNKSKLGASTTHTRKK; encoded by the exons atgaaa gaaTGTGAGGAAATGATAAATTTGCTTCGCGTAGTAGAGCTGCAACAGATACtatcatttttgaatatttcgttTGCTGGTCGTAAAATTGACTTACAACGGCGCATCATTAATCTATTACATACAAACTACGACTTATTGTCTCATAAAATACGTGAAGTTTACACACAATCAAT TGCGGAGCAGCAAGCTCAGCAGTACGGGCCAACAGATCCAAAAAGGATGTATTCACACATGCAAATGCCACAAGTGCAGCCCAATCCAGCAGCTGGTCTGCCTAATGCCGGTCAACCAACAGCTGTTGGTGCCCAACCAATCGCCGGTGTGCCGCCGACTGGGCCCGGCGTTGCCAACAATATGGTACCGTTTATGAATCCCATACCCACACATATACCGATACATCCAGACGTACGTCTTAAGAAACTAGCTTTTTATGATGTACTGGGTGTGCTGATTAAGCCTTCATCACTTGTGCCGCGCAATACACAGCGTATACAAGAGGTGCCCTTCTACTTTACATTGACACCACAACAGGCCACAGAGATTGCATCAAATCGTGACATACGAAACAGTAATAAGATTGAGCATGCCATACAGGTTCAGCTACGTTTCTGTTTATTAGAAACGTCATGCGAACAAGAGGACTGTTTCCCGCCCAGTGTCAGTGTAAAGGTCAACAATAAGTTGTGTCAACTGCCG AATGTCATTCCAACAAACAGACCGAATGTGGAACCAAAACGACCACCACGCCCCGTCAATGTCACAGCAAATGTAAAGCTTTCGCCTACGGTTACCAACACAATCACAGTACAATGGTGCCCGGATTATACGCGTGGCTATTGCATTGCCGTATACTTGGTGAAGAAGCTAACTTCAGCGCAATTATTGCATCGCATGAAGACCAAGGGCGTTAAACCAGCCGACTACACGCGCGGTTTAA TTAAAGAGAAACTCACTGAAGATGCAGATTGCGAAATCGCTACAACAATGCTTAAAGTTTCGCTGAATTGTCCGTTGGGCAAGATGAAAATGTCCATACCATGCCGTGCATCGACTTGCTCGCATTTACAATGTTTTGATGCTAGTCTTTACCTGCAGATGAACGAGCGTAAGCCTACATGGAATTGTCCAGTGTGCGACAAGGCAGCCATTTACGATAATCTGGTCATTGATGG CTACTTTCAAGAGGTGCTCGCCTCATCGCTACTTAAACCCGACGATACGGAGATACAATTACATAAAGACGGCTCATGGAGCACACATAGTTTACGTAATGAGGCTCAAGTAATCGATACGCCGACAAAGCCggttgaaaaagtcgaagtCATTTCGGATGATATCG AAGTCATTACCACAGAGGATGTGAAAATGGTTAAAGCTGGCGCACCACCTGCCATTGCTAATGACCAGCCCACATCAACGACAAACAGTGAAACG GTGGATTTAACACTCAGCGATTCCGATGATGATATGCCGCTGGCCAAGCGGCGTCCCACCATTAAGCAAACTTCTGCCGCTAGCGCTACAAATTCGGCGGTGTCCACATCTAACATTAACGGCAGCGGCAATGGCAATGCTGCTGGTAACGGCGGACCCAATGCCAGTCAGCGTAATGCTTTTCAACCGCCACGAACTG GCTTAAACGTTTTGGCAGTTTTAAATGCTTTGACTCGAGCAACGGAAAGTGTGCTACCGACACAATTTTCGCAGGATGCCGTTGATGCCGTTTGTAATGGCAATGCTGCCGGACTACAGAAGAGGAAGACATCGGCGGATTGTCGGAAAGAAATTGGTGCACAAAAAAGAGCACGGGAAGACAAATGTGAATCCATTGAATCAACAATTGTGGCGCCGATTACAGCTACTGGCGAGTTGTCTGCTATTACCAATTTGCCGAAGGCTATCAATGCACCAGTAAAAACTGCGACTGCTACAACGAATTCCAAAAAACTGAAAGAAACTGAAGATAGTGCAAAAGCCCTTAGAGAGCGCAGAAAAGCTCTGAGGGAAAAGATGTTGGCAACTGTGCAGAAGCTTGATGATGTTAGTAGTACTACTAATGCATCAAAGCCGACAAATAAGAGCAAATTGGGAGCGTCAACGACTCACACGCGAAAAAAATGA
- the LOC120772823 gene encoding E3 SUMO-protein ligase PIAS2 isoform X2, giving the protein MRKTRSQTQAEAAMANAGRTTSTSNSPSIVSSTENSGAQNMSTSNRMPQNIQIAAVSAQKRIVQQTEHFKIKECEEMINLLRVVELQQILSFLNISFAGRKIDLQRRIINLLHTNYDLLSHKIREVYTQSIAEQQAQQYGPTDPKRMYSHMQMPQVQPNPAAGLPNAGQPTAVGAQPIAGVPPTGPGVANNMVPFMNPIPTHIPIHPDVRLKKLAFYDVLGVLIKPSSLVPRNTQRIQEVPFYFTLTPQQATEIASNRDIRNSNKIEHAIQVQLRFCLLETSCEQEDCFPPSVSVKVNNKLCQLPNVIPTNRPNVEPKRPPRPVNVTANVKLSPTVTNTITVQWCPDYTRGYCIAVYLVKKLTSAQLLHRMKTKGVKPADYTRGLIKEKLTEDADCEIATTMLKVSLNCPLGKMKMSIPCRASTCSHLQCFDASLYLQMNERKPTWNCPVCDKAAIYDNLVIDGYFQEVLASSLLKPDDTEIQLHKDGSWSTHSLRNEAQVIDTPTKPVEKVEVISDDIEVITTEDVKMVKAGAPPAIANDQPTSTTNSETVDLTLSDSDDDMPLAKRRPTIKQTSAASATNSAVSTSNINGSGNGNAAGNGGPNASQRNAFQPPRTAQQKEMVEENEQNFQCLELTDSSPRIHSVDTRTELYSDALTQQQQQYYAHEHRQQQQQQQQMQSNRRGSSVSSGASVSSNSAATSTPTTNAMESTSAAPNEPEP; this is encoded by the exons ATGCGTAAAACTCGTTCTCAAACTCAGGCGGAGGCCGCAATGGCAAATGCGGGACGTACGACTTCCACATCCAATTCACCATCCATTGTTTCATCGACGGAGAACAGTGGAGCGCAAAACATGAGCACGAGTAATCGCATGCCTCAAAATATCCAGATTGCTGCCGTAAGTGCACAAAAGCGTATTGTGCAACAAACGGAGCATTTCAAAATCAAG gaaTGTGAGGAAATGATAAATTTGCTTCGCGTAGTAGAGCTGCAACAGATACtatcatttttgaatatttcgttTGCTGGTCGTAAAATTGACTTACAACGGCGCATCATTAATCTATTACATACAAACTACGACTTATTGTCTCATAAAATACGTGAAGTTTACACACAATCAAT TGCGGAGCAGCAAGCTCAGCAGTACGGGCCAACAGATCCAAAAAGGATGTATTCACACATGCAAATGCCACAAGTGCAGCCCAATCCAGCAGCTGGTCTGCCTAATGCCGGTCAACCAACAGCTGTTGGTGCCCAACCAATCGCCGGTGTGCCGCCGACTGGGCCCGGCGTTGCCAACAATATGGTACCGTTTATGAATCCCATACCCACACATATACCGATACATCCAGACGTACGTCTTAAGAAACTAGCTTTTTATGATGTACTGGGTGTGCTGATTAAGCCTTCATCACTTGTGCCGCGCAATACACAGCGTATACAAGAGGTGCCCTTCTACTTTACATTGACACCACAACAGGCCACAGAGATTGCATCAAATCGTGACATACGAAACAGTAATAAGATTGAGCATGCCATACAGGTTCAGCTACGTTTCTGTTTATTAGAAACGTCATGCGAACAAGAGGACTGTTTCCCGCCCAGTGTCAGTGTAAAGGTCAACAATAAGTTGTGTCAACTGCCG AATGTCATTCCAACAAACAGACCGAATGTGGAACCAAAACGACCACCACGCCCCGTCAATGTCACAGCAAATGTAAAGCTTTCGCCTACGGTTACCAACACAATCACAGTACAATGGTGCCCGGATTATACGCGTGGCTATTGCATTGCCGTATACTTGGTGAAGAAGCTAACTTCAGCGCAATTATTGCATCGCATGAAGACCAAGGGCGTTAAACCAGCCGACTACACGCGCGGTTTAA TTAAAGAGAAACTCACTGAAGATGCAGATTGCGAAATCGCTACAACAATGCTTAAAGTTTCGCTGAATTGTCCGTTGGGCAAGATGAAAATGTCCATACCATGCCGTGCATCGACTTGCTCGCATTTACAATGTTTTGATGCTAGTCTTTACCTGCAGATGAACGAGCGTAAGCCTACATGGAATTGTCCAGTGTGCGACAAGGCAGCCATTTACGATAATCTGGTCATTGATGG CTACTTTCAAGAGGTGCTCGCCTCATCGCTACTTAAACCCGACGATACGGAGATACAATTACATAAAGACGGCTCATGGAGCACACATAGTTTACGTAATGAGGCTCAAGTAATCGATACGCCGACAAAGCCggttgaaaaagtcgaagtCATTTCGGATGATATCG AAGTCATTACCACAGAGGATGTGAAAATGGTTAAAGCTGGCGCACCACCTGCCATTGCTAATGACCAGCCCACATCAACGACAAACAGTGAAACG GTGGATTTAACACTCAGCGATTCCGATGATGATATGCCGCTGGCCAAGCGGCGTCCCACCATTAAGCAAACTTCTGCCGCTAGCGCTACAAATTCGGCGGTGTCCACATCTAACATTAACGGCAGCGGCAATGGCAATGCTGCTGGTAACGGCGGACCCAATGCCAGTCAGCGTAATGCTTTTCAACCGCCACGAACTG CACAACAAAAGGAAATGGTAGAGGagaatgaacaaaattttcaatgtttGGAACTTACCGATTCGTCGCCCCGTATACATAGCGTCGATACCAGAACCGAGCTGTACAGCGATGCACtgactcaacaacaacaacaatactacgCACACGAACAccgccaacagcaacaacaacaacagcaaatgcaaAGTAATCGCCGCGGCAGCAGTGTAAGTAGCGGCGCAAGTGTATCCTCTAATTCGGCTGCCACATCAACACCAACCACGAACGCTATGGAGTCCACATCGGCTGCACCCAACGAGCCAGAACCGTAA
- the LOC120772823 gene encoding E3 SUMO-protein ligase PIAS2 isoform X5 yields the protein MRKTRSQTQAEAAMANAGRTTSTSNSPSIVSSTENSGAQNMSTSNRMPQNIQIAAVSAQKRIVQQTEHFKIKECEEMINLLRVVELQQILSFLNISFAGRKIDLQRRIINLLHTNYDLLSHKIREVYTQSIAEQQAQQYGPTDPKRMYSHMQMPQVQPNPAAGLPNAGQPTAVGAQPIAGVPPTGPGVANNMVPFMNPIPTHIPIHPDVRLKKLAFYDVLGVLIKPSSLVPRNTQRIQEVPFYFTLTPQQATEIASNRDIRNSNKIEHAIQVQLRFCLLETSCEQEDCFPPSVSVKVNNKLCQLPNVIPTNRPNVEPKRPPRPVNVTANVKLSPTVTNTITVQWCPDYTRGYCIAVYLVKKLTSAQLLHRMKTKGVKPADYTRGLIKEKLTEDADCEIATTMLKVSLNCPLGKMKMSIPCRASTCSHLQCFDASLYLQMNERKPTWNCPVCDKAAIYDNLVIDGYFQEVLASSLLKPDDTEIQLHKDGSWSTHSLRNEAQVIDTPTKPVEKVEVISDDIEVITTEDVKMVKAGAPPAIANDQPTSTTNSETVDLTLSDSDDDMPLAKRRPTIKQTSAASATNSAVSTSNINGSGNGNAAGNGGPNASQRNAFQPPRTEADTTIISLDSPSPPNSPKYSERAKTHALNAHNKHTNVDFIRGNPPQNLKAIKTRHWWAYNGRNAGRKKL from the exons ATGCGTAAAACTCGTTCTCAAACTCAGGCGGAGGCCGCAATGGCAAATGCGGGACGTACGACTTCCACATCCAATTCACCATCCATTGTTTCATCGACGGAGAACAGTGGAGCGCAAAACATGAGCACGAGTAATCGCATGCCTCAAAATATCCAGATTGCTGCCGTAAGTGCACAAAAGCGTATTGTGCAACAAACGGAGCATTTCAAAATCAAG gaaTGTGAGGAAATGATAAATTTGCTTCGCGTAGTAGAGCTGCAACAGATACtatcatttttgaatatttcgttTGCTGGTCGTAAAATTGACTTACAACGGCGCATCATTAATCTATTACATACAAACTACGACTTATTGTCTCATAAAATACGTGAAGTTTACACACAATCAAT TGCGGAGCAGCAAGCTCAGCAGTACGGGCCAACAGATCCAAAAAGGATGTATTCACACATGCAAATGCCACAAGTGCAGCCCAATCCAGCAGCTGGTCTGCCTAATGCCGGTCAACCAACAGCTGTTGGTGCCCAACCAATCGCCGGTGTGCCGCCGACTGGGCCCGGCGTTGCCAACAATATGGTACCGTTTATGAATCCCATACCCACACATATACCGATACATCCAGACGTACGTCTTAAGAAACTAGCTTTTTATGATGTACTGGGTGTGCTGATTAAGCCTTCATCACTTGTGCCGCGCAATACACAGCGTATACAAGAGGTGCCCTTCTACTTTACATTGACACCACAACAGGCCACAGAGATTGCATCAAATCGTGACATACGAAACAGTAATAAGATTGAGCATGCCATACAGGTTCAGCTACGTTTCTGTTTATTAGAAACGTCATGCGAACAAGAGGACTGTTTCCCGCCCAGTGTCAGTGTAAAGGTCAACAATAAGTTGTGTCAACTGCCG AATGTCATTCCAACAAACAGACCGAATGTGGAACCAAAACGACCACCACGCCCCGTCAATGTCACAGCAAATGTAAAGCTTTCGCCTACGGTTACCAACACAATCACAGTACAATGGTGCCCGGATTATACGCGTGGCTATTGCATTGCCGTATACTTGGTGAAGAAGCTAACTTCAGCGCAATTATTGCATCGCATGAAGACCAAGGGCGTTAAACCAGCCGACTACACGCGCGGTTTAA TTAAAGAGAAACTCACTGAAGATGCAGATTGCGAAATCGCTACAACAATGCTTAAAGTTTCGCTGAATTGTCCGTTGGGCAAGATGAAAATGTCCATACCATGCCGTGCATCGACTTGCTCGCATTTACAATGTTTTGATGCTAGTCTTTACCTGCAGATGAACGAGCGTAAGCCTACATGGAATTGTCCAGTGTGCGACAAGGCAGCCATTTACGATAATCTGGTCATTGATGG CTACTTTCAAGAGGTGCTCGCCTCATCGCTACTTAAACCCGACGATACGGAGATACAATTACATAAAGACGGCTCATGGAGCACACATAGTTTACGTAATGAGGCTCAAGTAATCGATACGCCGACAAAGCCggttgaaaaagtcgaagtCATTTCGGATGATATCG AAGTCATTACCACAGAGGATGTGAAAATGGTTAAAGCTGGCGCACCACCTGCCATTGCTAATGACCAGCCCACATCAACGACAAACAGTGAAACG GTGGATTTAACACTCAGCGATTCCGATGATGATATGCCGCTGGCCAAGCGGCGTCCCACCATTAAGCAAACTTCTGCCGCTAGCGCTACAAATTCGGCGGTGTCCACATCTAACATTAACGGCAGCGGCAATGGCAATGCTGCTGGTAACGGCGGACCCAATGCCAGTCAGCGTAATGCTTTTCAACCGCCACGAACTG aagcGGACACCACCATAATATCACTAGATTCACCCTCACCACCGAACAGTCCAAAATACTCGGAAAGAG CTAAAACACACGCCCTTAACGCCCACAATAAGCACACAAACGTGGATTTTATTAGGGGCAACCCTCCACAAAATTTAAAGGCAATTAAGACTCGTCACTGGTGGGCTTACAATGGCCGAAACGCGGGCAGAAAAAAGTTGTGA
- the LOC120772823 gene encoding E3 SUMO-protein ligase PIAS2 isoform X8 has protein sequence MRKTRSQTQAEAAMANAGRTTSTSNSPSIVSSTENSGAQNMSTSNRMPQNIQIAAVSAQKRIVQQTEHFKIKECEEMINLLRVVELQQILSFLNISFAGRKIDLQRRIINLLHTNYDLLSHKIREVYTQSIAEQQAQQYGPTDPKRMYSHMQMPQVQPNPAAGLPNAGQPTAVGAQPIAGVPPTGPGVANNMVPFMNPIPTHIPIHPDVRLKKLAFYDVLGVLIKPSSLVPRNTQRIQEVPFYFTLTPQQATEIASNRDIRNSNKIEHAIQVQLRFCLLETSCEQEDCFPPSVSVKVNNKLCQLPNVIPTNRPNVEPKRPPRPVNVTANVKLSPTVTNTITVQWCPDYTRGYCIAVYLVKKLTSAQLLHRMKTKGVKPADYTRGLIKEKLTEDADCEIATTMLKVSLNCPLGKMKMSIPCRASTCSHLQCFDASLYLQMNERKPTWNCPVCDKAAIYDNLVIDGYFQEVLASSLLKPDDTEIQLHKDGSWSTHSLRNEAQVIDTPTKPVEKVEVISDDIEVITTEDVKMVKAGAPPAIANDQPTSTTNSETVDLTLSDSDDDMPLAKRRPTIKQTSAASATNSAVSTSNINGSGNGNAAGNGGPNASQRNAFQPPRTGVRVVMR, from the exons ATGCGTAAAACTCGTTCTCAAACTCAGGCGGAGGCCGCAATGGCAAATGCGGGACGTACGACTTCCACATCCAATTCACCATCCATTGTTTCATCGACGGAGAACAGTGGAGCGCAAAACATGAGCACGAGTAATCGCATGCCTCAAAATATCCAGATTGCTGCCGTAAGTGCACAAAAGCGTATTGTGCAACAAACGGAGCATTTCAAAATCAAG gaaTGTGAGGAAATGATAAATTTGCTTCGCGTAGTAGAGCTGCAACAGATACtatcatttttgaatatttcgttTGCTGGTCGTAAAATTGACTTACAACGGCGCATCATTAATCTATTACATACAAACTACGACTTATTGTCTCATAAAATACGTGAAGTTTACACACAATCAAT TGCGGAGCAGCAAGCTCAGCAGTACGGGCCAACAGATCCAAAAAGGATGTATTCACACATGCAAATGCCACAAGTGCAGCCCAATCCAGCAGCTGGTCTGCCTAATGCCGGTCAACCAACAGCTGTTGGTGCCCAACCAATCGCCGGTGTGCCGCCGACTGGGCCCGGCGTTGCCAACAATATGGTACCGTTTATGAATCCCATACCCACACATATACCGATACATCCAGACGTACGTCTTAAGAAACTAGCTTTTTATGATGTACTGGGTGTGCTGATTAAGCCTTCATCACTTGTGCCGCGCAATACACAGCGTATACAAGAGGTGCCCTTCTACTTTACATTGACACCACAACAGGCCACAGAGATTGCATCAAATCGTGACATACGAAACAGTAATAAGATTGAGCATGCCATACAGGTTCAGCTACGTTTCTGTTTATTAGAAACGTCATGCGAACAAGAGGACTGTTTCCCGCCCAGTGTCAGTGTAAAGGTCAACAATAAGTTGTGTCAACTGCCG AATGTCATTCCAACAAACAGACCGAATGTGGAACCAAAACGACCACCACGCCCCGTCAATGTCACAGCAAATGTAAAGCTTTCGCCTACGGTTACCAACACAATCACAGTACAATGGTGCCCGGATTATACGCGTGGCTATTGCATTGCCGTATACTTGGTGAAGAAGCTAACTTCAGCGCAATTATTGCATCGCATGAAGACCAAGGGCGTTAAACCAGCCGACTACACGCGCGGTTTAA TTAAAGAGAAACTCACTGAAGATGCAGATTGCGAAATCGCTACAACAATGCTTAAAGTTTCGCTGAATTGTCCGTTGGGCAAGATGAAAATGTCCATACCATGCCGTGCATCGACTTGCTCGCATTTACAATGTTTTGATGCTAGTCTTTACCTGCAGATGAACGAGCGTAAGCCTACATGGAATTGTCCAGTGTGCGACAAGGCAGCCATTTACGATAATCTGGTCATTGATGG CTACTTTCAAGAGGTGCTCGCCTCATCGCTACTTAAACCCGACGATACGGAGATACAATTACATAAAGACGGCTCATGGAGCACACATAGTTTACGTAATGAGGCTCAAGTAATCGATACGCCGACAAAGCCggttgaaaaagtcgaagtCATTTCGGATGATATCG AAGTCATTACCACAGAGGATGTGAAAATGGTTAAAGCTGGCGCACCACCTGCCATTGCTAATGACCAGCCCACATCAACGACAAACAGTGAAACG GTGGATTTAACACTCAGCGATTCCGATGATGATATGCCGCTGGCCAAGCGGCGTCCCACCATTAAGCAAACTTCTGCCGCTAGCGCTACAAATTCGGCGGTGTCCACATCTAACATTAACGGCAGCGGCAATGGCAATGCTGCTGGTAACGGCGGACCCAATGCCAGTCAGCGTAATGCTTTTCAACCGCCACGAACTG GTGTGCGCGTTGTGATGCGTTga